A window of the Vigna angularis cultivar LongXiaoDou No.4 chromosome 3, ASM1680809v1, whole genome shotgun sequence genome harbors these coding sequences:
- the LOC108326441 gene encoding uncharacterized protein LOC108326441 isoform X1 encodes MGRALLLTHTHLFSPKSLFPLSLRHRPTATAAAAATKRIFHFCPPLACRSMDDQSSIDSVTQRLSNHNLHRLSLQDLKWDHSFVRELPADPRSDSFPREVLHACYTKVSPSAPVEDPQLVAFSQPVADLLDLDYKEFERPDFPLFFSGASPLVGALPYAQCYGGHQFGMWAGQLGDGRAITLGEILNSKSERWELQLKGAGKTPYSRFADGLAVLRSSVREFLCSEAMHHLGIPTTRALCLVTTGKLVTRDMFYDGNPKEEPGAIVCRVAQSFLRFGSYQIHASRGEEDLGLVRVLADYTIKHHFPHIENMSKSEGLSFSTGDEDHSVVDLTSNKYAAWVVEVAERTASLIARWQGVGFTHGVLNTDNMSILGLTIDYGPFGFLDAFDPKFTPNTTDLPGRRYCFANQPDIGLWNIAQFTTTLQAAHLIDEKEANYAMERYGTRFMDDYQVIMTKKLGLPKYNKQLINKLLTNMAVDKVDYTNFFRTLSNIKADTNIPDEELLVPLKSVLLDIGKERKEAWTSWLKTYIHELSTSGISDDERKTSMDGVNPKYILRNYLCQTAIDAAETGDFGEVNRLLKLVERPFDEQPGMEKYARLPPAWAYRPGVCMLSCSS; translated from the exons ATGGGAAGAGCGCTGTTACTCACCCACACCCACCTCTTCTCTCCCAAATCTCTGTTTCCGCTCTCTCTCCGCCACCGCCCCACCGccaccgccgccgccgccgccaccAAGAGGATTTTCCATTTCTGCCCTCCGCTTGCATGCCGCTCCATGGACGACCAGTCTTCTATCGACTCCGTCACCCAACGCCTCAGCAATCACAATCTCCATAGATTGAGCCTTCAAGATCTCAAATGGGACCATTCCTTCGTCAGAGAATTACCCGCCGATCCCCGCTCCGATTCCTTTCCCCGAGAG GTCTTGCATGCTTGCTACACTAAAGTCTCGCCCTCTGCTCCGGTCGAAGACCCTCAACTTGTTGCCTTCTCCCAACCAGTTGCTGACCTACTCGATTTGGACTATAAAGA ATTTGAGAGGCCAGATTTCCCCCTTTTCTTCTCTGGAGCATCGCCTTTAGTTGGAGC GTTGCCTTACGCTCAGTGCTATGGAGGGCATCAATTTGGTATGTGGGCTGGGCAGTTGGGCGATGGTCGGGCAATTACGTTAGGGGAGATACTGAATTCAAAGTCTGAAAGGTGGGAACTGCAACTCAAAGGAGCTGGGAAGACTCCTTACAGTCGCTTTGCTGATGGACTTGCGGTGCTGCGCAGCAGCGTCAGGGAGTTCCTTTGCAGTGAAGCAATGCACCACCTTGGGATACCAACAACTCGTGCACTCTGTCTTGTGACCACTGGAAAGCTGGTCACTCGAGACATGTTCTACGA TGGCAATCCAAAGGAAGAACCTGGTGCAATTGTTTGCAGGGTCGCCCAATCTTTCCTACGTTTTGGGTCATACCAAATACATGCCTCCAGAGGTGAGGAGGACCTTGGCCTTGTCCGTGTTTTGGCAGACTATACTATCAAGCACCACTTTCCTCATATTGAAAACATGAGTAAGAGTGAAGGCTTATCTTTCTCCACTggtgatgaagatcattctgttGTAGACCTTACTTCAAACAAGTATGCag CATGGGTGGTGGAGGTTGCTGAGCGTACTGCTTCCTTGATTGCTAGATGGCAGGGGGTTGGTTTCACTCATGGTGTGCTGAACACAGATAATATGAGTATTTTGGGTCTTACGATAGATTATGGCCCATTTGGATTTTTGGATGCTTTTGATCCTAAATTTACCCCAAATACTACAGATCTTCCAGGTCGAAGATACTGTTTTGCAAACCAGCCTGACATTGGTTTGTGGAATATTGCACAGTTCACAACAACACTACAAGCTGCTCATTTAATAGATGAAAAAGAGGCTAACTATGCTATGGAAAG ATATGGAACAAGATTTATGGATGATTATCAGGTTATAATGACAAAAAAGCTTGGCCTTCCCAAGTATAATAAGCAGCTGATTAATAAACTTCTTACCAATATGGCTGTTGACAAAGTCGATTACACAAACTTCTTCCGAACACTTTCAAATATTAAAGCAGACACAAACATTCCAGATGAAGAGCTGTTAGTCCCACTAAAGTCAGTACTGTTAGATATTGGTAAAGAGCGTAAGGAAGCATGGACCAGTTGGTTGAAAACATATATACACGAG CTGTCTACCAGTGGCATTTCGGATGATGAAAGGAAGACATCGATGGATGGGGTGAATCCTAAATATATACTAAGGAACTATCTCTGTCAGACTGCTATTGATGCTGCAGAAACAGGTGATTTTGGAGAAGTCAATAGATTGCTGAAATTAGTGGAGCGTCCTTTTGATGAGCAACCAGGAATGGAAAAATATGCTCGCTTGCCCCCAGCTTGGGCATATCGACCGGGAGTATGCATGCTTTCTTGTTCTTCTTGA
- the LOC108326441 gene encoding uncharacterized protein LOC108326441 isoform X2 — MGRALLLTHTHLFSPKSLFPLSLRHRPTATAAAAATKRIFHFCPPLACRSMDDQSSIDSVTQRLSNHNLHRLSLQDLKWDHSFVRELPADPRSDSFPREVLHACYTKVSPSAPVEDPQLVAFSQPVADLLDLDYKEFERPDFPLFFSGASPLVGALPYAQCYGGHQFGMWAGQLGDGRAITLGEILNSKSERWELQLKGAGKTPYSRFADGLAVLRSSVREFLCSEAMHHLGIPTTRALCLVTTGKLVTRDMFYDGNPKEEPGAIVCRVAQSFLRFGSYQIHASRGEEDLGLVRVLADYTIKHHFPHIENMSKSEGLSFSTGDEDHSVVDLTSNKYAAWVVEVAERTASLIARWQGVGFTHDLPGRRYCFANQPDIGLWNIAQFTTTLQAAHLIDEKEANYAMERYGTRFMDDYQVIMTKKLGLPKYNKQLINKLLTNMAVDKVDYTNFFRTLSNIKADTNIPDEELLVPLKSVLLDIGKERKEAWTSWLKTYIHELSTSGISDDERKTSMDGVNPKYILRNYLCQTAIDAAETGDFGEVNRLLKLVERPFDEQPGMEKYARLPPAWAYRPGVCMLSCSS, encoded by the exons ATGGGAAGAGCGCTGTTACTCACCCACACCCACCTCTTCTCTCCCAAATCTCTGTTTCCGCTCTCTCTCCGCCACCGCCCCACCGccaccgccgccgccgccgccaccAAGAGGATTTTCCATTTCTGCCCTCCGCTTGCATGCCGCTCCATGGACGACCAGTCTTCTATCGACTCCGTCACCCAACGCCTCAGCAATCACAATCTCCATAGATTGAGCCTTCAAGATCTCAAATGGGACCATTCCTTCGTCAGAGAATTACCCGCCGATCCCCGCTCCGATTCCTTTCCCCGAGAG GTCTTGCATGCTTGCTACACTAAAGTCTCGCCCTCTGCTCCGGTCGAAGACCCTCAACTTGTTGCCTTCTCCCAACCAGTTGCTGACCTACTCGATTTGGACTATAAAGA ATTTGAGAGGCCAGATTTCCCCCTTTTCTTCTCTGGAGCATCGCCTTTAGTTGGAGC GTTGCCTTACGCTCAGTGCTATGGAGGGCATCAATTTGGTATGTGGGCTGGGCAGTTGGGCGATGGTCGGGCAATTACGTTAGGGGAGATACTGAATTCAAAGTCTGAAAGGTGGGAACTGCAACTCAAAGGAGCTGGGAAGACTCCTTACAGTCGCTTTGCTGATGGACTTGCGGTGCTGCGCAGCAGCGTCAGGGAGTTCCTTTGCAGTGAAGCAATGCACCACCTTGGGATACCAACAACTCGTGCACTCTGTCTTGTGACCACTGGAAAGCTGGTCACTCGAGACATGTTCTACGA TGGCAATCCAAAGGAAGAACCTGGTGCAATTGTTTGCAGGGTCGCCCAATCTTTCCTACGTTTTGGGTCATACCAAATACATGCCTCCAGAGGTGAGGAGGACCTTGGCCTTGTCCGTGTTTTGGCAGACTATACTATCAAGCACCACTTTCCTCATATTGAAAACATGAGTAAGAGTGAAGGCTTATCTTTCTCCACTggtgatgaagatcattctgttGTAGACCTTACTTCAAACAAGTATGCag CATGGGTGGTGGAGGTTGCTGAGCGTACTGCTTCCTTGATTGCTAGATGGCAGGGGGTTGGTTTCACTCATG ATCTTCCAGGTCGAAGATACTGTTTTGCAAACCAGCCTGACATTGGTTTGTGGAATATTGCACAGTTCACAACAACACTACAAGCTGCTCATTTAATAGATGAAAAAGAGGCTAACTATGCTATGGAAAG ATATGGAACAAGATTTATGGATGATTATCAGGTTATAATGACAAAAAAGCTTGGCCTTCCCAAGTATAATAAGCAGCTGATTAATAAACTTCTTACCAATATGGCTGTTGACAAAGTCGATTACACAAACTTCTTCCGAACACTTTCAAATATTAAAGCAGACACAAACATTCCAGATGAAGAGCTGTTAGTCCCACTAAAGTCAGTACTGTTAGATATTGGTAAAGAGCGTAAGGAAGCATGGACCAGTTGGTTGAAAACATATATACACGAG CTGTCTACCAGTGGCATTTCGGATGATGAAAGGAAGACATCGATGGATGGGGTGAATCCTAAATATATACTAAGGAACTATCTCTGTCAGACTGCTATTGATGCTGCAGAAACAGGTGATTTTGGAGAAGTCAATAGATTGCTGAAATTAGTGGAGCGTCCTTTTGATGAGCAACCAGGAATGGAAAAATATGCTCGCTTGCCCCCAGCTTGGGCATATCGACCGGGAGTATGCATGCTTTCTTGTTCTTCTTGA